The Plasmodium malariae genome assembly, contig: PmUG01_00_36, whole genome shotgun sequence region AGTATAAGTAATATACATAAcaacaaaacaaataatataggTAACGTTATTCGAAATCCGTACTTTTtacgtattattttttggtaAGTGTTATTACGAATCGTCCTattgtttttaagaaaatccaAATAATTtagttctttgaatatttttttttccatacgggaatatttttttgtttcaaatatacaagatttatttttctttccttttttactgAATTCCATATTATTTGATGAACTTCTATTtggttttctttttaattctgcatatatttgttcattactatatatatcttttttttcgttcaTTCTATTATTTGAATTGACTTCATTTAAACTCACAATAAATGTATCGTTATTGTGTTTACATTTTGAAAGTAATCGATAATtccttatatttaatttattactatGCTTACAATTCTCATCCGGTGATTTATAAGGCTCActctaaataaataaaataaatatttataatttaaaagcaCCTACaacattataataaaaaaaatgtattaataaaaataaataacaaagaaaaggaataatgcaaaaatacttaaataatataatcataCAACGTCATCGTCAGAATGGTATATCCATGTTAAAAGGATaaacaaagaaatattaataaatatgagcaacttaaatttttgttccattatataaattttatatattataatatattaacataaaaaacaattacattagtataatatacatttaatagtGGACACTACAACtatctttttaatttcttattattctattattctatcttcataaaaaataattaaaaatatgtatgatACATTCTATAAAgcagaaagagaaaaataaatattataatatattttataatttttatttttattttattctcaaaaattaatttaattaaaataatataatttgttttaatttatatatatttaaaatatatactttagtTACCTATAAcagttaataaataaatgttattaGTAATcctttttagaaaaaaaaatatacatttttttttatatttataaaaattgaaattgtATACACTATAGAATATAGACGATGTagatataatttattgttctatttattatttgaataattacttattttaatattttcctaattattattataatttcataaacataatacatacaaaaaattgGATAGTTctgatataaaattacagTTTTCTAacgatataataatagtaaaaataaattaaaaaaggaataatttGCTTAAGAGTTTTGTTCTATATTAAATACGGAACATACTTTAGTCACtctttaaacaaatatattgttttatattctataacatatttaaaaaagttaataataccctatataatatatgtacaatttacattttaaaagtaaataaaggattattttttattctagtATAgtaattcttaaaatttctaattattcattttattttatatcacAATTTCTTTATgtagttttttaaattcatttatttaatatatacattcagaaaaaatattaacatagcaaaaaaaatacaaaacaagttttttttttaaatttttattagaagatattcaattttttatatgtatcctttcaaatattattataaattttgctatttccaaattaatttattccataaaaaagaaatatttaatattatacatgGTTTAAGCAATAAATATTCACATTTACATGTCttgttattaataaataaaatatcaaaCTTAATTGGGGATTGAACtggaaattacaaaaaagtacttttaaaaaataaataaattaatcaTTCTTAAGGcacttaataaaaaattatataatatataattaattatttcaaacatattatagcttaatattttacttacTATATTTAAGAGCTTATACCATTTATAATAGCATAATTATACATGCATGAATTgacttatatatacaatagtgatttactttttattaacgttatattattataaaaaggatGATAAAACTTTTCAGAAAATTTTGAGTTCTTACTGTAAACTATTTGTACTTTTTCTCATATTTAAGGTCATATTACGGCTATGGAAAActtatatatcaaaaaaaaaatgaaaagtaatacaaatatataaattatgatcCATATGAATGCTTGTTATGggaaaagatatatattatcttaaatcttatttatattttatttaattgttaattaaatttcattaataatatattaataattttcaatattcatttattctttaaGATACAACAAAAGTAGTAATAGTTTTATGGTTATAATCAATCATCGTACTAACGcaactttaaaaatatgtttatattatatattccaaaaagaaatatatattttttattatagaaatttaggtaatttttacaatacaCAATTAAatcaataaattaaattcagAATTAATATGATCTATGTTTCGTAATTAACtgtttaattataaaacattatGAACTTTAAAATCAATAATGttctaataataatttattcttaaaattaaaatagcattataatattataacaatatcataaatgatatagaataatatataaaaatttaataaaaatattcttatattaagttttaatatatatatttttcaagatttttttttacagatattatttattatatgtatatttgaataaaaaatacatgtacattaaataaaatataaagttgTAGTTTCATTAAAtggaaaacaaaatgaaacatttaaattaaaactaatatacaatatgtttcttagaaaattttttaaaatacttaaattcttaaaatagaaaaaataaaaaagagaaaatatgattcataaatatatatattacctcACTAGTTAGAGTGACACGTTATATGTAACATTCTGTATTAGATTTAATAAATgcaatatgttaatataaaaatatacattaaacatatataatcatatttttatcctAAAAAGCACATACATTGTAATGAATATagagaaatattaattttcatttttataaaaaacaatatatatgttaagtgagattaataaataacttCAACATATTACATCATAATTCTGAaacatgtataaaaatatgctacttttataaatatttagtgTATCTATTTTTACccttatttataaatatatattcgtatattatattgtttcttaaataaaaaatatatgtgtctaacggttaaatattttgaaaacatATCTCTATtcagaataatataaatttttattagttacatgaaaaacatttttcttcaaagcatgttttaatataaatatactttaagtaaatttttttatcttcaaTGCGTGTAATGAGAATTTAACCAAGATATTAATAACCATAGAAAAACCTAAAATAACTAACAATAGAGAAATAAGTGTAAATTTATCATAGATTTCTAAGAACAAAAGTAAT contains the following coding sequences:
- the PmUG01_00062100 gene encoding fam-l protein, with the translated sequence MEQKFKLLIFINISLFILLTWIYHSDDDVSEPYKSPDENCKHSNKLNIRNYRLLSKCKHNNDTFIVSLNEVNSNNRMNEKKDIYSNEQIYAELKRKPNRSSSNNMEFSKKGKKNKSCIFETKKYSRMEKKIFKELNYLDFLKNNRTIRNNTYQKIIRKKYGFRITLPILFVLLLCILLILDLFDGCGLIRGLFKLLNIIATKVVSPTTDGVKPLQKMLRPLHEWLKNSSFGSFFKSAPKVARNGASTNIDKHYYITGFFGFLIYFIPIFIIGVTCILGIFYYHKKVKKYEKIKFSKG